The Mucilaginibacter terrenus genome has a segment encoding these proteins:
- a CDS encoding NUDIX domain-containing protein produces MNSKQFFNVRVYGLLINGKNEVLISDEQEYGMQFTKFPGGGLEYGEGLPDGLKREFMEECDLEVEVLSHFYTTDFFIKSAFNDSQIISVYYMVKALTEPKFAIKTKVFDFEGEGDLLQSFRWVKVTDLLPEHLTFPTDQHVGKLLNAQS; encoded by the coding sequence ATGAACAGTAAGCAATTTTTTAACGTACGCGTTTATGGCTTGCTCATAAACGGTAAGAACGAAGTACTTATCAGCGATGAGCAGGAGTATGGTATGCAATTTACCAAATTCCCGGGTGGCGGGCTGGAGTACGGCGAAGGCCTGCCGGATGGCTTAAAGCGGGAGTTTATGGAAGAGTGCGACCTGGAAGTAGAAGTGCTGAGCCACTTTTATACAACAGATTTTTTTATAAAGTCGGCCTTCAATGATTCGCAGATTATTAGTGTTTACTATATGGTAAAGGCACTCACCGAGCCGAAATTCGCAATTAAAACAAAGGTTTTTGATTTCGAAGGAGAAGGTGATCTGCTGCAATCGTTCCGATGGGTAAAGGTGACCGACTTGTTACCAGAGCACCTTACTTTTCCTACAGATCAGCACGTTGGTAAACTACTAAACGCACAATCATGA
- a CDS encoding cation diffusion facilitator family transporter translates to MKEHKRIILISLVTGALLMVLKFTAYFLTNSNFVLTDAAESIVNVVASAFAFYSIYLAALPRDENHPYGHGKVEFFSVFLEGSLIGIAGLIIILKSAYSFFYPEVIHDLLTGAIIIGATGIINGGLGYYMIRRGKALPSITIEADGRHLLTDTVTSTGLVIGLLLIYFTGILWLDSALSITVGLYILFTGYKLIRRSVAGLMDETDFGIVSDVVKVLGEQRRDEWIDIHNLRAQKYGNELHIDCHLTLPNYFDLNRVHEEVKLVDKMVNREAGITTEFFIHTDPCLPYCCHYCSMPNCPIRSEPKREEIEWTMDKVMRNKKHYEQ, encoded by the coding sequence TTGAAAGAACACAAACGGATTATCCTGATATCGCTTGTCACCGGCGCGTTGCTGATGGTGCTTAAATTTACAGCATACTTTCTCACCAATTCTAACTTTGTACTTACCGATGCCGCGGAAAGCATCGTAAACGTTGTAGCCAGCGCGTTTGCCTTCTACAGCATTTACCTGGCTGCGCTGCCCCGCGATGAGAACCATCCCTACGGGCATGGTAAGGTGGAGTTCTTTTCTGTGTTTTTGGAAGGTTCGCTTATTGGCATCGCCGGCCTAATTATTATCCTAAAATCGGCTTATAGCTTTTTCTATCCGGAGGTAATTCACGACTTGTTAACCGGTGCAATTATTATTGGTGCTACTGGAATTATAAACGGCGGCCTTGGGTATTATATGATCCGAAGGGGTAAAGCATTGCCATCAATTACCATAGAGGCCGACGGCCGGCATTTGCTTACCGACACGGTAACCAGTACCGGCCTGGTTATAGGTTTGCTGCTGATTTACTTTACAGGTATTTTATGGCTGGATAGCGCGTTATCCATTACTGTTGGGCTATATATACTATTTACAGGTTATAAGCTCATACGCCGATCCGTAGCAGGCCTTATGGACGAAACGGATTTTGGTATTGTAAGCGATGTGGTAAAGGTACTCGGCGAACAGCGCCGGGACGAGTGGATAGATATTCATAACCTTCGTGCTCAAAAGTATGGTAACGAGCTGCACATCGACTGTCACCTAACGCTTCCGAATTATTTTGACCTTAATCGCGTGCACGAGGAAGTAAAACTTGTAGATAAAATGGTTAATAGGGAAGCTGGTATCACAACAGAGTTTTTTATACATACTGACCCATGCCTGCCGTACTGCTGTCATTACTGCAGTATGCCCAATTGCCCTATACGGTCTGAGCCAAAACGCGAGGAAATTGAATGGACAATGGACAAAGTGATGCGTAACAAGAAACATTATGAACAGTAA
- a CDS encoding DUF4268 domain-containing protein, with protein sequence MYSKEQASQLRQEFWTTFGQYMRPVLSAEGLRINWINYKTGVRNIAFKMDADNKRASVGIELNHADPELQELYFEELKNFRTLLHNTLEEEWDWVLHTSDDSGRTVTRIFTEIQSVSIYQKEDWPKLISFFKPRMIALDDFWSNAKPAFEA encoded by the coding sequence ATGTACAGCAAAGAACAGGCATCACAATTAAGGCAGGAGTTTTGGACAACCTTTGGGCAGTATATGAGGCCTGTGTTGTCTGCAGAGGGGCTACGCATCAACTGGATAAATTATAAAACAGGCGTGCGCAACATTGCTTTTAAAATGGATGCTGATAACAAGCGTGCAAGCGTAGGGATAGAGCTAAACCACGCCGACCCGGAGTTGCAGGAGCTATATTTTGAGGAACTGAAAAATTTCAGGACGTTGCTGCATAATACGCTGGAAGAGGAGTGGGACTGGGTGCTCCATACCTCGGATGACTCAGGCAGAACCGTGACGCGCATCTTTACAGAAATACAGTCGGTAAGTATTTACCAGAAGGAAGACTGGCCAAAACTAATCTCCTTTTTTAAACCCCGGATGATTGCCCTGGACGATTTTTGGAGTAATGCTAAACCTGCGTTTGAAGCGTAG
- a CDS encoding SMP-30/gluconolactonase/LRE family protein, translating into MKQFPSFLIAVCCTLFISSYANAQSTVLYDTTAKPVMISNQFAFTEGPAVDKKGNVFFTDQPNNKIWKYDTDGKLSVFMDSAGRGNGTYFDKKGNLIVCADEHNQLWQVAPNGKVKVLMVNYKGKLLNGPNDLWVHPNGNIYFTDPYYQRPWWTRTQPDQDGQKVYYLPKGKSEAIMVDADYKRPNGIVGTPDGKLLYVADIGDNKIYKYAVNKDGSLSGKVVFINKGADGMTLDERGNLYLAGNGITVYNPEGVQIAHIDIPEPWSANVCFGGKNKDLLFITASKAIYTLKMKVKGVE; encoded by the coding sequence ATGAAGCAGTTCCCTTCGTTTTTAATAGCAGTTTGCTGCACGCTTTTTATAAGCAGTTACGCCAATGCGCAAAGCACCGTCCTGTACGACACCACCGCTAAGCCGGTAATGATATCCAACCAGTTCGCCTTTACAGAAGGGCCTGCAGTTGATAAAAAGGGCAATGTTTTTTTTACCGATCAGCCAAACAACAAGATTTGGAAGTATGACACAGATGGAAAGCTTTCAGTATTCATGGACAGCGCCGGGCGCGGAAATGGTACTTACTTCGATAAAAAAGGAAACCTTATAGTTTGTGCAGATGAACACAATCAGCTGTGGCAGGTAGCACCCAATGGCAAGGTGAAGGTGCTTATGGTTAATTACAAGGGTAAGCTGCTTAATGGTCCGAATGATCTTTGGGTGCACCCAAATGGCAATATCTACTTCACCGATCCGTATTACCAGCGCCCCTGGTGGACACGCACGCAGCCAGATCAGGATGGACAAAAGGTCTACTACTTACCAAAGGGCAAATCTGAAGCAATTATGGTAGATGCTGATTATAAGCGACCAAACGGCATTGTGGGTACGCCGGATGGTAAACTGCTTTACGTGGCAGACATAGGTGACAATAAGATTTATAAATACGCTGTCAACAAGGATGGCAGTCTCAGCGGTAAAGTGGTGTTTATTAATAAAGGTGCAGACGGTATGACGTTGGACGAACGCGGTAACTTGTACCTGGCGGGTAATGGCATCACGGTTTATAATCCTGAAGGGGTACAGATAGCCCATATTGACATTCCTGAGCCATGGAGCGCAAATGTTTGCTTCGGCGGTAAAAACAAAGATTTGCTCTTTATTACAGCCTCCAAAGCTATTTATACCCTAAAGATGAAGGTGAAGGGAGTTGAATAG
- a CDS encoding ComEC/Rec2 family competence protein yields the protein MIAEHKGEIPVVILLLPFIGGIATGLYWPGVDMLALAITAAVLFSIFVFLNLGYSKFSVYKSKWIGGMLIYPILFLAGWLISIHHNQLRRADHFSKQQAQFLVVCINSEPVVKGEWTRFTAEVSSTISNNKVRNSSGTLLIAIKDELARNLFYGEQLLVPAKYTIIDPPFNPGEFNYKQYLAHKNVYHQAYLFPKHYKITGSGFGNGLIAAALNSRQQLVKKLYSNMHDTTAIAVASTLILGYKADLSNDVMQAYSKTGTIHILSVSGGHVAILYVVLAWALSFLNGHKKGKIIRVVVIILLIWLYALLTGLSPAVCRAALMISFLIVGKTAGRYVNPLNVLACSAFALLLYDPFLITDVGFQLSYLAVAGLIIFEPIINQFASSKNRVADYLWKATSVSTAAQAITFPLSAFYFHQLPVYFLISNLIIMIPVTVIMYSGLLLLMLPQIPVVSNLLGLILEKSILIMNKLLGFIEHLPYASISKIWLTNTEHLLLYLIIVTFFYLLYNRRRKWLLAAALFATLLFSISISIKKINSDSTQSITFLNLKKHSGIVFKNGNNGVVLTDITDTDKVFKYSIQPGLDSNRITNYIICGFDKNLQNEYLLKRGGLVQFRNKRLMILNHKPPAWSIPSTLRLDYIYIRENASVDLRSLITKQVIVDASNSDRYISVLTANQVNYQSLKRNKSIIINSNR from the coding sequence ATGATAGCTGAGCACAAAGGCGAAATCCCTGTTGTTATATTATTACTGCCTTTTATAGGCGGCATAGCAACAGGCTTATATTGGCCGGGAGTAGATATGCTTGCTTTGGCGATTACAGCCGCTGTTTTATTTTCCATCTTTGTTTTTCTTAACCTCGGCTACAGCAAATTTTCCGTTTACAAGAGCAAATGGATTGGCGGGATGCTGATTTACCCTATACTATTCCTCGCTGGTTGGCTCATCAGCATCCACCATAACCAACTTCGCAGGGCAGATCATTTTAGCAAGCAGCAGGCGCAGTTCCTGGTGGTGTGTATTAACAGCGAGCCTGTTGTAAAGGGCGAGTGGACCAGGTTTACAGCAGAGGTATCGTCAACTATTAGTAACAATAAAGTTCGAAACAGCAGCGGCACCCTGCTAATCGCCATTAAAGATGAACTCGCCAGGAATCTTTTTTATGGCGAACAACTGCTTGTGCCGGCTAAATACACCATAATTGATCCGCCGTTTAATCCTGGTGAGTTTAACTATAAACAATACCTCGCGCACAAAAATGTGTACCATCAGGCTTACCTTTTTCCCAAGCATTACAAAATAACCGGGAGCGGCTTTGGTAACGGCCTCATAGCTGCAGCTTTAAACTCACGGCAGCAATTAGTTAAAAAGCTGTACAGTAATATGCATGATACCACAGCTATTGCTGTAGCATCCACGCTGATATTGGGCTACAAGGCCGACCTAAGCAATGATGTAATGCAGGCGTATTCCAAAACCGGCACTATACACATATTATCAGTATCTGGCGGACACGTGGCAATTTTGTATGTTGTATTAGCGTGGGCGCTATCATTTCTGAACGGTCACAAAAAAGGCAAGATCATAAGAGTTGTCGTGATAATATTGCTGATCTGGCTTTATGCACTGCTTACAGGATTATCGCCTGCGGTATGCCGCGCGGCTTTAATGATTTCGTTCTTAATCGTAGGCAAAACGGCGGGTAGATATGTAAATCCGCTTAACGTTCTGGCTTGTTCTGCATTTGCCTTGCTGCTTTACGATCCTTTTCTGATTACAGATGTAGGCTTCCAATTGTCCTACCTGGCCGTTGCCGGCCTTATTATTTTCGAACCGATCATCAATCAATTTGCATCGTCTAAAAACCGTGTAGCAGATTACCTATGGAAAGCCACATCGGTATCTACCGCAGCACAAGCAATTACTTTCCCTTTAAGCGCCTTTTATTTTCATCAATTGCCTGTTTACTTTCTTATCAGCAACCTTATAATTATGATACCTGTAACGGTTATCATGTATTCCGGACTTTTATTGCTGATGCTGCCGCAGATTCCTGTCGTCTCAAACTTGTTGGGCCTTATTCTCGAGAAGTCCATTTTAATTATGAACAAGCTGCTTGGCTTTATAGAACATCTTCCTTATGCCAGCATCAGCAAAATTTGGCTCACTAATACCGAACATCTTTTACTCTACCTAATAATTGTAACTTTCTTTTACTTGCTGTACAACAGGAGACGAAAGTGGTTGCTCGCAGCAGCATTATTTGCTACTCTTTTGTTTTCTATAAGTATCAGCATTAAGAAAATCAACTCGGACAGTACCCAATCCATAACTTTCCTTAACCTGAAAAAGCATAGCGGAATTGTATTTAAGAACGGCAACAATGGAGTTGTGCTGACTGATATAACCGATACGGATAAAGTATTTAAATATTCAATACAGCCGGGTTTGGATAGTAACCGAATCACCAATTATATCATATGTGGTTTCGATAAGAACTTGCAAAACGAGTACCTGCTAAAACGAGGTGGATTGGTACAGTTTAGAAATAAAAGATTGATGATCTTAAACCATAAGCCCCCTGCATGGTCTATCCCGTCGACATTGAGATTAGATTACATTTATATAAGAGAGAATGCTTCAGTTGATCTAAGGTCCCTAATAACCAAACAAGTGATTGTGGATGCCAGTAACTCAGATCGCTATATCTCAGTGCTTACTGCAAACCAGGTAAATTATCAATCCCTTAAACGTAACAAATCCATCATCATAAACTCTAACAGGTAA
- the bioA gene encoding adenosylmethionine--8-amino-7-oxononanoate transaminase, with the protein MTLSERDLQVIWHPYTQMQTAAAPIGIVRGEGACVYAEDGTKYIDAVSSWWVNIHGHAHPYIAQKVAEQLMKLEHVIFAGFTHQGAVELAERLLAILPSNQKKAFYSDNGSTAVEVAIKMCLQYWHNKGEQRTKIVAFKNAYHGDTFGAMSVSGRSAFTAAFDSLLFDVEFIDLPDASNLADIKAYITSIKSQISSFIFEPLVQGSAGMVMYEAAYLDELLAHCKAEGILLIADEVFTGFGRTGKNFACDHLQTQPDIMCFSKGLTGGTMAFGLTTCTQDIYNAFLSDDKLKTLFHGHSYTANPVACAAALASLDLFLHPSVQENIDRIVAAHQAFAVRINGHRSVRSTRQTGTIIAIEWETGNNTSYFSSLRDKLYHYFLDAGIILRPLGNIVYILPPYCITNEELNYIYSKIEHALDEI; encoded by the coding sequence ATGACGTTATCTGAACGCGACCTTCAGGTTATATGGCACCCTTATACTCAGATGCAAACCGCTGCCGCACCAATAGGCATTGTAAGGGGCGAAGGTGCTTGTGTATACGCAGAAGATGGAACTAAGTATATAGATGCGGTATCCAGTTGGTGGGTAAACATCCATGGGCACGCTCATCCGTACATTGCACAAAAAGTCGCCGAACAGCTAATGAAGCTGGAACATGTAATCTTTGCGGGGTTTACTCACCAGGGTGCTGTAGAACTAGCCGAAAGGTTATTGGCGATACTTCCGTCAAATCAAAAGAAAGCATTTTATAGCGATAACGGTTCTACCGCTGTAGAAGTAGCCATAAAGATGTGCCTGCAATATTGGCATAACAAAGGAGAGCAACGCACGAAGATAGTCGCCTTCAAAAACGCCTATCACGGTGATACTTTCGGCGCCATGTCGGTAAGTGGAAGGAGCGCTTTTACAGCAGCGTTTGATAGTTTACTATTTGATGTAGAGTTTATTGACTTGCCGGATGCATCTAATTTAGCAGATATTAAAGCATATATAACAAGCATCAAATCACAAATATCTTCTTTCATATTCGAACCGCTGGTACAGGGCTCTGCAGGTATGGTAATGTATGAGGCCGCTTATCTCGACGAATTGCTCGCTCATTGCAAAGCAGAAGGTATCTTGCTTATCGCTGATGAGGTATTTACGGGGTTCGGTCGAACAGGTAAAAACTTTGCTTGTGACCACCTGCAAACGCAGCCTGATATTATGTGCTTTTCAAAGGGGCTTACCGGTGGCACAATGGCTTTCGGTTTAACTACCTGCACTCAGGATATCTACAACGCCTTCTTATCTGACGATAAGCTAAAAACGCTTTTTCACGGTCATTCTTACACCGCAAATCCGGTTGCCTGCGCTGCTGCATTAGCCAGTTTAGACTTATTTCTGCATCCATCGGTACAAGAGAATATTGACAGGATAGTGGCCGCACATCAAGCTTTTGCCGTTAGAATAAACGGGCACCGTTCAGTTCGTTCTACTCGTCAAACGGGAACAATAATCGCTATAGAATGGGAAACGGGCAACAATACATCGTACTTCAGCAGCCTGCGGGATAAACTATATCACTACTTTTTAGATGCAGGTATAATTCTTCGTCCATTGGGTAACATCGTTTATATTTTACCACCATATTGCATAACCAACGAGGAGCTAAACTATATTTACAGCAAAATTGAGCATGCCCTCGACGAGATATAG
- a CDS encoding DUF4412 domain-containing protein gives MKIKLFTVAMGAAFIATALNANAQKAYKEGVITMNMNAMGQAIEAKSYFRTDSSSVAFNAGPADIKVLSDSKGTYMAILVDVPVASIKKAAIATPAEIEEQRSKFPVLTFKPGTETKVINGFNCTKVVATDAKAGKTYDIWVTKDVSIPETSATKLYAGAGGFPIQYTTFQNGQASEVTIKSIVEQKVPAGTFGIPADFEKISMDDLKSLGGGGN, from the coding sequence ATGAAGATTAAACTTTTTACCGTTGCCATGGGCGCAGCCTTTATTGCAACAGCACTTAACGCTAACGCTCAAAAGGCTTACAAAGAAGGTGTTATTACCATGAACATGAATGCAATGGGACAGGCAATAGAAGCTAAAAGCTACTTCCGTACCGATTCATCTTCTGTGGCTTTCAACGCTGGGCCTGCTGATATCAAAGTACTTTCTGACAGCAAAGGCACTTACATGGCTATTTTGGTTGACGTTCCGGTAGCATCAATTAAAAAAGCAGCTATTGCTACACCTGCCGAAATTGAAGAACAGCGTTCTAAATTCCCGGTACTTACTTTTAAACCAGGTACAGAAACAAAGGTCATTAACGGCTTTAACTGTACAAAAGTTGTTGCTACTGATGCAAAAGCAGGCAAAACTTACGACATTTGGGTAACCAAGGACGTGTCAATCCCTGAGACATCAGCTACTAAATTATATGCTGGTGCAGGCGGCTTCCCTATTCAGTACACCACATTCCAAAACGGCCAGGCTTCTGAAGTAACTATCAAGAGCATTGTTGAGCAAAAAGTACCTGCCGGAACTTTCGGCATCCCTGCTGACTTTGAAAAGATCAGCATGGACGATCTGAAATCATTAGGTGGCGGCGGTAACTAA